Proteins encoded in a region of the Phocoena phocoena chromosome X, mPhoPho1.1, whole genome shotgun sequence genome:
- the LOC136142050 gene encoding melanoma-associated antigen B4-like: MPRGQKSKLRAREKRRQARRETQNLGGAQATAAQREESPSCPSSLSRGTPPSSPAAGTRQEPQGAPATSSRAAGVSGPGSDVRAKGRVKARENSSQASASGESFQRDPLIKKVGMLIQFLLEKYTMEEPVTKADLLKLVNKRYKRKFPEILRRVAECVQLVFGLELKEVKPGGDSYALVSKLHVSDDGRQSSGGRFRKNGLLMLVLGVIFVHGDRASEEEVWEFLNGLGVYVGRCHIIFGEPRKLITEDLVQEKYLVYRQVRDGNLPCCELLWGRRAHAETSKMKVLEFMAKVAGTVPSALPDLYEEALKDEEERAQARARARAAARAGTRVKASVPSKVMSSSSSHP; encoded by the coding sequence ATGCCTCGGGGGCAGAAGAGTAAGCTCCGTGCCCGTGAGAAGCGCCGCCAGGCCCGGAGGGAGACCCAGAATCTCGGGGGTGCTCAGGCCACTGCAGCACAGAGAGAAGAGTCGCCCTCGtgcccctcttctctttctcgGGGTACTCCCCCGAGCTCCCCTGCTGCTGGCACTCGCCAGGAGCCTCAGGGAGCCCCAGCCACTAGCTCTCGTGCTGCAGGGGTTTCAGGCCCAGGATCTGATGTGCGTGCCAAGGGCCGGGTTAAGGCAAGGGAAAATTCCTCCCAGGCCTCAGCCTCCGGTGAGAGCTTTCAGAGAGATCCTCTGATCAAGAAGGTGGGAATGTTGATACAATTCCTGCTGGAGAAGTATACAATGGAAGAGCCCGTTACAAAGGCAGACTTGCTGAAGCTTGTGAACAAAAGGTACAAGAGGAAGTTCCCTGAGATCCTCAGGAGAGTTGCTGAGTGCGTTCAGCTGGTCTTTGGTCTTGAGTTGAAGGAAGTCAAGCCGGGTGGTGATTCCTATGCCCTTGTCAGCAAGCTACATGTCAGCGACGATGGGCGTCAGAGCAGTGGCGGGCGGTTTCGGAAGAATGGGCTTCTGATGCTTGTCCTCGGTGTGATCTTCGTGCATGGCGACCGCGCCTCTGAGGAGGAGGTCTGGGAATTCCTGAATGGTTTGGGTGTTTATGTTGGAAGGTGTCACATAATCTTTGGGGAGCCCAGGAAGCTTATCACAGAAGATCTGGTGCAGGAAAAGTACCTGGTGTATCGTCAGGTGCGCGACGGCAATCTCCCGTGCTGTGAGCTCCTGTGGGGCCGGAGAGCCCACGCTGAAACCAGCAAGATGAAAGTCCTGGAGTTTATGGCCAAGGTGGCTGGTACCGTCCCCAGTGCCTTACCAGATCTCTATGAGGAGGCTctgaaagatgaggaagagagagcCCAAGCCCGAGCCcgagccagagctgcagccaggGCTGGTACTCGTGTCAAGGCCAGTGTGCCTTCCAAGGTCATGTCTAGCAGTTCCTCCCACCCTTAG